A window of Gavia stellata isolate bGavSte3 chromosome 21, bGavSte3.hap2, whole genome shotgun sequence contains these coding sequences:
- the MAPKAPK5 gene encoding MAP kinase-activated protein kinase 5 isoform X7 → MSEDHEMDKMIKETSILEEYNINWTQKLGAGISGPVRVCVKKSSQERFALKILLDRPKARNEIALALQHCHSLNIAHRDLKPENLLFKDNSLDAPVKLCDFGFAKVDQGDLMTPQFTPYYVAPQVLEAQRRHQKEKSGIIPTSPTPYTYNKSCDLWSLGVIIYVMLCGYPPFYSKHHSRTIPKDMRKKIMTGSFEFPEEEWSQISEMAKDIVRKLLKVKPEERLTIEGVLDHPWLNSTEALDNILPSAQLMMDKAMVAGIQQAHAEQLANMRIQDLKVSLKPLHSVNNPILRKRKLLGTKPKDGVYIHDPENGSNDSNVALEKLRDVIAQCILPQAGENEDEKLNEVMQEAWKYNRECKLLRDTLQSFSWNGRGFTDKVDRLKLAEIVKQVIEEQTNSHDSQ, encoded by the exons GAAACCTCCATTTTAGAGGAGTACAACATTAACTGGACTCAGAAGTTGGGAGCTGGGATCAGTGGTCCTGTTAG AGTCTGCGTGAAAAAATCCTCTCAAGAACGCTTTGCACTGAAAATTCTTCTTGATCGTCCAAAAGCTAGAAATGAG ATAGCTTTGGCTTTGCAGCATTGCCACTCATTAAACATTGCACATAGAGACCTCAAGCCTGAGAATCTCCTCTTCAAGGATAACTCTCTG GATGCACCTGTTAAGTTGTGTGACTTTGGATTTGCCAAAGTAGACCAAGGTGACTTGATGACACCACAGTTCACTCCATATTACGTAGCACCTCAG GTTTTGGAGGCACAAAGAcgacatcagaaagaaaaatctggtaTTATCCCCACCTCTCCAACACCTTACACTTACAACAAG AGCTGTGACTTGTGGTCCCTGGGTGTCATTATTTACGTGATGCTGTGTGGATACCCTCCGTTTTACTCCAAACACCACAGTCGGACAATTCCAAAGGACATGCGGAAAAAGATCATGACAGGAAGTTTTGAATTTCCAGAGGAAGAGTGGAGCCAGATCTCAGAAATGGCGAAAGACATTGTGCGAAA GCTGCTGAAGGTCAAACCTGAGGAACGGCTGACCATTGAAGGTGTGCTGGACCATCCCTGGCTCAACTCCACCGAGGCACTTGATAACATCCTACCCTCTGCCCAGCTGATGATGGATAAG GCAATGGTTGCAGGGATACAACAGGCTCATGCAGAACAGCTTGCAAACATGAGAATCCAAGACCTCAAAGTCAGTCTCAAACCCCTTCACTCCGTCAACAACCCAATCCTGCGCAAAAGGAAATTACTGGG CACTAAGCCAAAGGATGGTGTTTATATCCATGACCCTGAGAATGGAAGTAATGATTCCAATGTGGCTCTGGAAAAGCTCAGAGATGTGATTGCCCAGTGCATTCTACCACAGGCTG GAGAGAATGAAGATGAGAAGCTGAATGAAGTGATGCAGGAGGCGTGGAAGTATAATCGAGAGTGTAAGTTGCTGCGAGACACTCTTCAGAGCTTCAGCTGGAATG gCAGAGGATTCACAGATAAAGTGGATCGACTAAAACTGGCAGAAATAGTAAAACAAGTTATTGAAGAGCAGACAAACTCCCATGACTCTCAATAG
- the MAPKAPK5 gene encoding MAP kinase-activated protein kinase 5 isoform X5 encodes MSEDHEMDKMIKETSILEEYNINWTQKLGAGISGPVRVCVKKSSQERFALKILLDRPKARNEVRLHMMCATHPNIVQIIEVYANSVQFPHESSPRARLLIVMEMMEGGELFHRISQHRHFTEKQASQVTKQIALALQHCHSLNIAHRDLKPENLLFKDNSLDAPVKLCDFGFAKVDQGDLMTPQFTPYYVAPQSCDLWSLGVIIYVMLCGYPPFYSKHHSRTIPKDMRKKIMTGSFEFPEEEWSQISEMAKDIVRKLLKVKPEERLTIEGVLDHPWLNSTEALDNILPSAQLMMDKAMVAGIQQAHAEQLANMRIQDLKVSLKPLHSVNNPILRKRKLLGTKPKDGVYIHDPENGSNDSNVALEKLRDVIAQCILPQAGKGENEDEKLNEVMQEAWKYNRECKLLRDTLQSFSWNGRGFTDKVDRLKLAEIVKQVIEEQTNSHDSQ; translated from the exons GAAACCTCCATTTTAGAGGAGTACAACATTAACTGGACTCAGAAGTTGGGAGCTGGGATCAGTGGTCCTGTTAG AGTCTGCGTGAAAAAATCCTCTCAAGAACGCTTTGCACTGAAAATTCTTCTTGATCGTCCAAAAGCTAGAAATGAG GTACGTCTGCACATGATGTGTGCAACACATCCAAATATTGTTCAAATTATTGAAGTTTATGCTAACAGTGTGCAGTTCCCACATGAATCCAGCCCAAG GGCTCGGCTCCTAATTGTAATGGAGATGATGGAAGGGGGAGagctatttcacagaatcagcCAGCACCGGCACTTTACTGAGAAGCAAGCAAGCCAAGTAACAAAGCAG ATAGCTTTGGCTTTGCAGCATTGCCACTCATTAAACATTGCACATAGAGACCTCAAGCCTGAGAATCTCCTCTTCAAGGATAACTCTCTG GATGCACCTGTTAAGTTGTGTGACTTTGGATTTGCCAAAGTAGACCAAGGTGACTTGATGACACCACAGTTCACTCCATATTACGTAGCACCTCAG AGCTGTGACTTGTGGTCCCTGGGTGTCATTATTTACGTGATGCTGTGTGGATACCCTCCGTTTTACTCCAAACACCACAGTCGGACAATTCCAAAGGACATGCGGAAAAAGATCATGACAGGAAGTTTTGAATTTCCAGAGGAAGAGTGGAGCCAGATCTCAGAAATGGCGAAAGACATTGTGCGAAA GCTGCTGAAGGTCAAACCTGAGGAACGGCTGACCATTGAAGGTGTGCTGGACCATCCCTGGCTCAACTCCACCGAGGCACTTGATAACATCCTACCCTCTGCCCAGCTGATGATGGATAAG GCAATGGTTGCAGGGATACAACAGGCTCATGCAGAACAGCTTGCAAACATGAGAATCCAAGACCTCAAAGTCAGTCTCAAACCCCTTCACTCCGTCAACAACCCAATCCTGCGCAAAAGGAAATTACTGGG CACTAAGCCAAAGGATGGTGTTTATATCCATGACCCTGAGAATGGAAGTAATGATTCCAATGTGGCTCTGGAAAAGCTCAGAGATGTGATTGCCCAGTGCATTCTACCACAGGCTGGTAAAG GAGAGAATGAAGATGAGAAGCTGAATGAAGTGATGCAGGAGGCGTGGAAGTATAATCGAGAGTGTAAGTTGCTGCGAGACACTCTTCAGAGCTTCAGCTGGAATG gCAGAGGATTCACAGATAAAGTGGATCGACTAAAACTGGCAGAAATAGTAAAACAAGTTATTGAAGAGCAGACAAACTCCCATGACTCTCAATAG
- the MAPKAPK5 gene encoding MAP kinase-activated protein kinase 5 isoform X6, translating into MSEDHEMDKMIKETSILEEYNINWTQKLGAGISGPVRVCVKKSSQERFALKILLDRPKARNEIALALQHCHSLNIAHRDLKPENLLFKDNSLDAPVKLCDFGFAKVDQGDLMTPQFTPYYVAPQVLEAQRRHQKEKSGIIPTSPTPYTYNKSCDLWSLGVIIYVMLCGYPPFYSKHHSRTIPKDMRKKIMTGSFEFPEEEWSQISEMAKDIVRKLLKVKPEERLTIEGVLDHPWLNSTEALDNILPSAQLMMDKAMVAGIQQAHAEQLANMRIQDLKVSLKPLHSVNNPILRKRKLLGTKPKDGVYIHDPENGSNDSNVALEKLRDVIAQCILPQAGKGENEDEKLNEVMQEAWKYNRECKLLRDTLQSFSWNGRGFTDKVDRLKLAEIVKQVIEEQTNSHDSQ; encoded by the exons GAAACCTCCATTTTAGAGGAGTACAACATTAACTGGACTCAGAAGTTGGGAGCTGGGATCAGTGGTCCTGTTAG AGTCTGCGTGAAAAAATCCTCTCAAGAACGCTTTGCACTGAAAATTCTTCTTGATCGTCCAAAAGCTAGAAATGAG ATAGCTTTGGCTTTGCAGCATTGCCACTCATTAAACATTGCACATAGAGACCTCAAGCCTGAGAATCTCCTCTTCAAGGATAACTCTCTG GATGCACCTGTTAAGTTGTGTGACTTTGGATTTGCCAAAGTAGACCAAGGTGACTTGATGACACCACAGTTCACTCCATATTACGTAGCACCTCAG GTTTTGGAGGCACAAAGAcgacatcagaaagaaaaatctggtaTTATCCCCACCTCTCCAACACCTTACACTTACAACAAG AGCTGTGACTTGTGGTCCCTGGGTGTCATTATTTACGTGATGCTGTGTGGATACCCTCCGTTTTACTCCAAACACCACAGTCGGACAATTCCAAAGGACATGCGGAAAAAGATCATGACAGGAAGTTTTGAATTTCCAGAGGAAGAGTGGAGCCAGATCTCAGAAATGGCGAAAGACATTGTGCGAAA GCTGCTGAAGGTCAAACCTGAGGAACGGCTGACCATTGAAGGTGTGCTGGACCATCCCTGGCTCAACTCCACCGAGGCACTTGATAACATCCTACCCTCTGCCCAGCTGATGATGGATAAG GCAATGGTTGCAGGGATACAACAGGCTCATGCAGAACAGCTTGCAAACATGAGAATCCAAGACCTCAAAGTCAGTCTCAAACCCCTTCACTCCGTCAACAACCCAATCCTGCGCAAAAGGAAATTACTGGG CACTAAGCCAAAGGATGGTGTTTATATCCATGACCCTGAGAATGGAAGTAATGATTCCAATGTGGCTCTGGAAAAGCTCAGAGATGTGATTGCCCAGTGCATTCTACCACAGGCTGGTAAAG GAGAGAATGAAGATGAGAAGCTGAATGAAGTGATGCAGGAGGCGTGGAAGTATAATCGAGAGTGTAAGTTGCTGCGAGACACTCTTCAGAGCTTCAGCTGGAATG gCAGAGGATTCACAGATAAAGTGGATCGACTAAAACTGGCAGAAATAGTAAAACAAGTTATTGAAGAGCAGACAAACTCCCATGACTCTCAATAG
- the MAPKAPK5 gene encoding MAP kinase-activated protein kinase 5 isoform X4, with protein sequence MSEDHEMDKMIKETSILEEYNINWTQKLGAGISGPVRVCVKKSSQERFALKILLDRPKARNEVRLHMMCATHPNIVQIIEVYANSVQFPHESSPRARLLIVMEMMEGGELFHRISQHRHFTEKQASQVTKQDAPVKLCDFGFAKVDQGDLMTPQFTPYYVAPQVLEAQRRHQKEKSGIIPTSPTPYTYNKSCDLWSLGVIIYVMLCGYPPFYSKHHSRTIPKDMRKKIMTGSFEFPEEEWSQISEMAKDIVRKLLKVKPEERLTIEGVLDHPWLNSTEALDNILPSAQLMMDKAMVAGIQQAHAEQLANMRIQDLKVSLKPLHSVNNPILRKRKLLGTKPKDGVYIHDPENGSNDSNVALEKLRDVIAQCILPQAGENEDEKLNEVMQEAWKYNRECKLLRDTLQSFSWNGRGFTDKVDRLKLAEIVKQVIEEQTNSHDSQ encoded by the exons GAAACCTCCATTTTAGAGGAGTACAACATTAACTGGACTCAGAAGTTGGGAGCTGGGATCAGTGGTCCTGTTAG AGTCTGCGTGAAAAAATCCTCTCAAGAACGCTTTGCACTGAAAATTCTTCTTGATCGTCCAAAAGCTAGAAATGAG GTACGTCTGCACATGATGTGTGCAACACATCCAAATATTGTTCAAATTATTGAAGTTTATGCTAACAGTGTGCAGTTCCCACATGAATCCAGCCCAAG GGCTCGGCTCCTAATTGTAATGGAGATGATGGAAGGGGGAGagctatttcacagaatcagcCAGCACCGGCACTTTACTGAGAAGCAAGCAAGCCAAGTAACAAAGCAG GATGCACCTGTTAAGTTGTGTGACTTTGGATTTGCCAAAGTAGACCAAGGTGACTTGATGACACCACAGTTCACTCCATATTACGTAGCACCTCAG GTTTTGGAGGCACAAAGAcgacatcagaaagaaaaatctggtaTTATCCCCACCTCTCCAACACCTTACACTTACAACAAG AGCTGTGACTTGTGGTCCCTGGGTGTCATTATTTACGTGATGCTGTGTGGATACCCTCCGTTTTACTCCAAACACCACAGTCGGACAATTCCAAAGGACATGCGGAAAAAGATCATGACAGGAAGTTTTGAATTTCCAGAGGAAGAGTGGAGCCAGATCTCAGAAATGGCGAAAGACATTGTGCGAAA GCTGCTGAAGGTCAAACCTGAGGAACGGCTGACCATTGAAGGTGTGCTGGACCATCCCTGGCTCAACTCCACCGAGGCACTTGATAACATCCTACCCTCTGCCCAGCTGATGATGGATAAG GCAATGGTTGCAGGGATACAACAGGCTCATGCAGAACAGCTTGCAAACATGAGAATCCAAGACCTCAAAGTCAGTCTCAAACCCCTTCACTCCGTCAACAACCCAATCCTGCGCAAAAGGAAATTACTGGG CACTAAGCCAAAGGATGGTGTTTATATCCATGACCCTGAGAATGGAAGTAATGATTCCAATGTGGCTCTGGAAAAGCTCAGAGATGTGATTGCCCAGTGCATTCTACCACAGGCTG GAGAGAATGAAGATGAGAAGCTGAATGAAGTGATGCAGGAGGCGTGGAAGTATAATCGAGAGTGTAAGTTGCTGCGAGACACTCTTCAGAGCTTCAGCTGGAATG gCAGAGGATTCACAGATAAAGTGGATCGACTAAAACTGGCAGAAATAGTAAAACAAGTTATTGAAGAGCAGACAAACTCCCATGACTCTCAATAG
- the MAPKAPK5 gene encoding MAP kinase-activated protein kinase 5 isoform X3, whose protein sequence is MSEDHEMDKMIKETSILEEYNINWTQKLGAGISGPVRVCVKKSSQERFALKILLDRPKARNEVRLHMMCATHPNIVQIIEVYANSVQFPHESSPRARLLIVMEMMEGGELFHRISQHRHFTEKQASQVTKQDAPVKLCDFGFAKVDQGDLMTPQFTPYYVAPQVLEAQRRHQKEKSGIIPTSPTPYTYNKSCDLWSLGVIIYVMLCGYPPFYSKHHSRTIPKDMRKKIMTGSFEFPEEEWSQISEMAKDIVRKLLKVKPEERLTIEGVLDHPWLNSTEALDNILPSAQLMMDKAMVAGIQQAHAEQLANMRIQDLKVSLKPLHSVNNPILRKRKLLGTKPKDGVYIHDPENGSNDSNVALEKLRDVIAQCILPQAGKGENEDEKLNEVMQEAWKYNRECKLLRDTLQSFSWNGRGFTDKVDRLKLAEIVKQVIEEQTNSHDSQ, encoded by the exons GAAACCTCCATTTTAGAGGAGTACAACATTAACTGGACTCAGAAGTTGGGAGCTGGGATCAGTGGTCCTGTTAG AGTCTGCGTGAAAAAATCCTCTCAAGAACGCTTTGCACTGAAAATTCTTCTTGATCGTCCAAAAGCTAGAAATGAG GTACGTCTGCACATGATGTGTGCAACACATCCAAATATTGTTCAAATTATTGAAGTTTATGCTAACAGTGTGCAGTTCCCACATGAATCCAGCCCAAG GGCTCGGCTCCTAATTGTAATGGAGATGATGGAAGGGGGAGagctatttcacagaatcagcCAGCACCGGCACTTTACTGAGAAGCAAGCAAGCCAAGTAACAAAGCAG GATGCACCTGTTAAGTTGTGTGACTTTGGATTTGCCAAAGTAGACCAAGGTGACTTGATGACACCACAGTTCACTCCATATTACGTAGCACCTCAG GTTTTGGAGGCACAAAGAcgacatcagaaagaaaaatctggtaTTATCCCCACCTCTCCAACACCTTACACTTACAACAAG AGCTGTGACTTGTGGTCCCTGGGTGTCATTATTTACGTGATGCTGTGTGGATACCCTCCGTTTTACTCCAAACACCACAGTCGGACAATTCCAAAGGACATGCGGAAAAAGATCATGACAGGAAGTTTTGAATTTCCAGAGGAAGAGTGGAGCCAGATCTCAGAAATGGCGAAAGACATTGTGCGAAA GCTGCTGAAGGTCAAACCTGAGGAACGGCTGACCATTGAAGGTGTGCTGGACCATCCCTGGCTCAACTCCACCGAGGCACTTGATAACATCCTACCCTCTGCCCAGCTGATGATGGATAAG GCAATGGTTGCAGGGATACAACAGGCTCATGCAGAACAGCTTGCAAACATGAGAATCCAAGACCTCAAAGTCAGTCTCAAACCCCTTCACTCCGTCAACAACCCAATCCTGCGCAAAAGGAAATTACTGGG CACTAAGCCAAAGGATGGTGTTTATATCCATGACCCTGAGAATGGAAGTAATGATTCCAATGTGGCTCTGGAAAAGCTCAGAGATGTGATTGCCCAGTGCATTCTACCACAGGCTGGTAAAG GAGAGAATGAAGATGAGAAGCTGAATGAAGTGATGCAGGAGGCGTGGAAGTATAATCGAGAGTGTAAGTTGCTGCGAGACACTCTTCAGAGCTTCAGCTGGAATG gCAGAGGATTCACAGATAAAGTGGATCGACTAAAACTGGCAGAAATAGTAAAACAAGTTATTGAAGAGCAGACAAACTCCCATGACTCTCAATAG
- the MAPKAPK5 gene encoding MAP kinase-activated protein kinase 5 isoform X8 — MSEDHEMDKMIKETSILEEYNINWTQKLGAGISGPVRVCVKKSSQERFALKILLDRPKARNEDAPVKLCDFGFAKVDQGDLMTPQFTPYYVAPQVLEAQRRHQKEKSGIIPTSPTPYTYNKSCDLWSLGVIIYVMLCGYPPFYSKHHSRTIPKDMRKKIMTGSFEFPEEEWSQISEMAKDIVRKLLKVKPEERLTIEGVLDHPWLNSTEALDNILPSAQLMMDKAMVAGIQQAHAEQLANMRIQDLKVSLKPLHSVNNPILRKRKLLGTKPKDGVYIHDPENGSNDSNVALEKLRDVIAQCILPQAGENEDEKLNEVMQEAWKYNRECKLLRDTLQSFSWNGRGFTDKVDRLKLAEIVKQVIEEQTNSHDSQ, encoded by the exons GAAACCTCCATTTTAGAGGAGTACAACATTAACTGGACTCAGAAGTTGGGAGCTGGGATCAGTGGTCCTGTTAG AGTCTGCGTGAAAAAATCCTCTCAAGAACGCTTTGCACTGAAAATTCTTCTTGATCGTCCAAAAGCTAGAAATGAG GATGCACCTGTTAAGTTGTGTGACTTTGGATTTGCCAAAGTAGACCAAGGTGACTTGATGACACCACAGTTCACTCCATATTACGTAGCACCTCAG GTTTTGGAGGCACAAAGAcgacatcagaaagaaaaatctggtaTTATCCCCACCTCTCCAACACCTTACACTTACAACAAG AGCTGTGACTTGTGGTCCCTGGGTGTCATTATTTACGTGATGCTGTGTGGATACCCTCCGTTTTACTCCAAACACCACAGTCGGACAATTCCAAAGGACATGCGGAAAAAGATCATGACAGGAAGTTTTGAATTTCCAGAGGAAGAGTGGAGCCAGATCTCAGAAATGGCGAAAGACATTGTGCGAAA GCTGCTGAAGGTCAAACCTGAGGAACGGCTGACCATTGAAGGTGTGCTGGACCATCCCTGGCTCAACTCCACCGAGGCACTTGATAACATCCTACCCTCTGCCCAGCTGATGATGGATAAG GCAATGGTTGCAGGGATACAACAGGCTCATGCAGAACAGCTTGCAAACATGAGAATCCAAGACCTCAAAGTCAGTCTCAAACCCCTTCACTCCGTCAACAACCCAATCCTGCGCAAAAGGAAATTACTGGG CACTAAGCCAAAGGATGGTGTTTATATCCATGACCCTGAGAATGGAAGTAATGATTCCAATGTGGCTCTGGAAAAGCTCAGAGATGTGATTGCCCAGTGCATTCTACCACAGGCTG GAGAGAATGAAGATGAGAAGCTGAATGAAGTGATGCAGGAGGCGTGGAAGTATAATCGAGAGTGTAAGTTGCTGCGAGACACTCTTCAGAGCTTCAGCTGGAATG gCAGAGGATTCACAGATAAAGTGGATCGACTAAAACTGGCAGAAATAGTAAAACAAGTTATTGAAGAGCAGACAAACTCCCATGACTCTCAATAG
- the MAPKAPK5 gene encoding MAP kinase-activated protein kinase 5 isoform X2 codes for MSEDHEMDKMIKETSILEEYNINWTQKLGAGISGPVRVCVKKSSQERFALKILLDRPKARNEVRLHMMCATHPNIVQIIEVYANSVQFPHESSPRARLLIVMEMMEGGELFHRISQHRHFTEKQASQVTKQIALALQHCHSLNIAHRDLKPENLLFKDNSLDAPVKLCDFGFAKVDQGDLMTPQFTPYYVAPQVLEAQRRHQKEKSGIIPTSPTPYTYNKSCDLWSLGVIIYVMLCGYPPFYSKHHSRTIPKDMRKKIMTGSFEFPEEEWSQISEMAKDIVRKLLKVKPEERLTIEGVLDHPWLNSTEALDNILPSAQLMMDKAMVAGIQQAHAEQLANMRIQDLKVSLKPLHSVNNPILRKRKLLGTKPKDGVYIHDPENGSNDSNVALEKLRDVIAQCILPQAGENEDEKLNEVMQEAWKYNRECKLLRDTLQSFSWNGRGFTDKVDRLKLAEIVKQVIEEQTNSHDSQ; via the exons GAAACCTCCATTTTAGAGGAGTACAACATTAACTGGACTCAGAAGTTGGGAGCTGGGATCAGTGGTCCTGTTAG AGTCTGCGTGAAAAAATCCTCTCAAGAACGCTTTGCACTGAAAATTCTTCTTGATCGTCCAAAAGCTAGAAATGAG GTACGTCTGCACATGATGTGTGCAACACATCCAAATATTGTTCAAATTATTGAAGTTTATGCTAACAGTGTGCAGTTCCCACATGAATCCAGCCCAAG GGCTCGGCTCCTAATTGTAATGGAGATGATGGAAGGGGGAGagctatttcacagaatcagcCAGCACCGGCACTTTACTGAGAAGCAAGCAAGCCAAGTAACAAAGCAG ATAGCTTTGGCTTTGCAGCATTGCCACTCATTAAACATTGCACATAGAGACCTCAAGCCTGAGAATCTCCTCTTCAAGGATAACTCTCTG GATGCACCTGTTAAGTTGTGTGACTTTGGATTTGCCAAAGTAGACCAAGGTGACTTGATGACACCACAGTTCACTCCATATTACGTAGCACCTCAG GTTTTGGAGGCACAAAGAcgacatcagaaagaaaaatctggtaTTATCCCCACCTCTCCAACACCTTACACTTACAACAAG AGCTGTGACTTGTGGTCCCTGGGTGTCATTATTTACGTGATGCTGTGTGGATACCCTCCGTTTTACTCCAAACACCACAGTCGGACAATTCCAAAGGACATGCGGAAAAAGATCATGACAGGAAGTTTTGAATTTCCAGAGGAAGAGTGGAGCCAGATCTCAGAAATGGCGAAAGACATTGTGCGAAA GCTGCTGAAGGTCAAACCTGAGGAACGGCTGACCATTGAAGGTGTGCTGGACCATCCCTGGCTCAACTCCACCGAGGCACTTGATAACATCCTACCCTCTGCCCAGCTGATGATGGATAAG GCAATGGTTGCAGGGATACAACAGGCTCATGCAGAACAGCTTGCAAACATGAGAATCCAAGACCTCAAAGTCAGTCTCAAACCCCTTCACTCCGTCAACAACCCAATCCTGCGCAAAAGGAAATTACTGGG CACTAAGCCAAAGGATGGTGTTTATATCCATGACCCTGAGAATGGAAGTAATGATTCCAATGTGGCTCTGGAAAAGCTCAGAGATGTGATTGCCCAGTGCATTCTACCACAGGCTG GAGAGAATGAAGATGAGAAGCTGAATGAAGTGATGCAGGAGGCGTGGAAGTATAATCGAGAGTGTAAGTTGCTGCGAGACACTCTTCAGAGCTTCAGCTGGAATG gCAGAGGATTCACAGATAAAGTGGATCGACTAAAACTGGCAGAAATAGTAAAACAAGTTATTGAAGAGCAGACAAACTCCCATGACTCTCAATAG
- the MAPKAPK5 gene encoding MAP kinase-activated protein kinase 5 isoform X1, with protein MSEDHEMDKMIKETSILEEYNINWTQKLGAGISGPVRVCVKKSSQERFALKILLDRPKARNEVRLHMMCATHPNIVQIIEVYANSVQFPHESSPRARLLIVMEMMEGGELFHRISQHRHFTEKQASQVTKQIALALQHCHSLNIAHRDLKPENLLFKDNSLDAPVKLCDFGFAKVDQGDLMTPQFTPYYVAPQVLEAQRRHQKEKSGIIPTSPTPYTYNKSCDLWSLGVIIYVMLCGYPPFYSKHHSRTIPKDMRKKIMTGSFEFPEEEWSQISEMAKDIVRKLLKVKPEERLTIEGVLDHPWLNSTEALDNILPSAQLMMDKAMVAGIQQAHAEQLANMRIQDLKVSLKPLHSVNNPILRKRKLLGTKPKDGVYIHDPENGSNDSNVALEKLRDVIAQCILPQAGKGENEDEKLNEVMQEAWKYNRECKLLRDTLQSFSWNGRGFTDKVDRLKLAEIVKQVIEEQTNSHDSQ; from the exons GAAACCTCCATTTTAGAGGAGTACAACATTAACTGGACTCAGAAGTTGGGAGCTGGGATCAGTGGTCCTGTTAG AGTCTGCGTGAAAAAATCCTCTCAAGAACGCTTTGCACTGAAAATTCTTCTTGATCGTCCAAAAGCTAGAAATGAG GTACGTCTGCACATGATGTGTGCAACACATCCAAATATTGTTCAAATTATTGAAGTTTATGCTAACAGTGTGCAGTTCCCACATGAATCCAGCCCAAG GGCTCGGCTCCTAATTGTAATGGAGATGATGGAAGGGGGAGagctatttcacagaatcagcCAGCACCGGCACTTTACTGAGAAGCAAGCAAGCCAAGTAACAAAGCAG ATAGCTTTGGCTTTGCAGCATTGCCACTCATTAAACATTGCACATAGAGACCTCAAGCCTGAGAATCTCCTCTTCAAGGATAACTCTCTG GATGCACCTGTTAAGTTGTGTGACTTTGGATTTGCCAAAGTAGACCAAGGTGACTTGATGACACCACAGTTCACTCCATATTACGTAGCACCTCAG GTTTTGGAGGCACAAAGAcgacatcagaaagaaaaatctggtaTTATCCCCACCTCTCCAACACCTTACACTTACAACAAG AGCTGTGACTTGTGGTCCCTGGGTGTCATTATTTACGTGATGCTGTGTGGATACCCTCCGTTTTACTCCAAACACCACAGTCGGACAATTCCAAAGGACATGCGGAAAAAGATCATGACAGGAAGTTTTGAATTTCCAGAGGAAGAGTGGAGCCAGATCTCAGAAATGGCGAAAGACATTGTGCGAAA GCTGCTGAAGGTCAAACCTGAGGAACGGCTGACCATTGAAGGTGTGCTGGACCATCCCTGGCTCAACTCCACCGAGGCACTTGATAACATCCTACCCTCTGCCCAGCTGATGATGGATAAG GCAATGGTTGCAGGGATACAACAGGCTCATGCAGAACAGCTTGCAAACATGAGAATCCAAGACCTCAAAGTCAGTCTCAAACCCCTTCACTCCGTCAACAACCCAATCCTGCGCAAAAGGAAATTACTGGG CACTAAGCCAAAGGATGGTGTTTATATCCATGACCCTGAGAATGGAAGTAATGATTCCAATGTGGCTCTGGAAAAGCTCAGAGATGTGATTGCCCAGTGCATTCTACCACAGGCTGGTAAAG GAGAGAATGAAGATGAGAAGCTGAATGAAGTGATGCAGGAGGCGTGGAAGTATAATCGAGAGTGTAAGTTGCTGCGAGACACTCTTCAGAGCTTCAGCTGGAATG gCAGAGGATTCACAGATAAAGTGGATCGACTAAAACTGGCAGAAATAGTAAAACAAGTTATTGAAGAGCAGACAAACTCCCATGACTCTCAATAG